AAGACTTATTGGTAGGTGCGTCTGGAACTCGCGTGTCTATCAGCGCTTGGGACACATTTGGAATAAACCAGTTAACCTCATCGGCTTTTACGACTTTAGCCGTAGGAAGATTAAATTCGACAGCGGCAGTATCGGGATTTGTCTTAACAACTAACTGAGTGCCGTTAGTGATTTGGATAGCAGCCGGCCCTGCCAATGTTTGCTCTTGCTGATTCGCGCTTAAATCAACAGCTTGGGTATCATTGGCTAGATAAACTCCTTCACAGTCCCATTTATTTTTAGTCGTCTGCCCATTCGCTAAGAAATACAGGGTAGCGCCGTAGGCGTTCTCGTAATCGTCATCATCATCCAAGTCCGGTTGTGGCCCATAAACAGCTAGGGTTTTTCCGGTTTCATTACGGCACTGTCCCCAGGTACGCCCGGTTTCCAGAGCGTATTTTTGAAACTCTAATTCATCGATTTTTTTCTGAGTTTCTTCAGGAGAAGCAGTTTGTAATTGAGCTTGAGAGTTCTTCGCATCATTTAGACTGTTGAGAGCTTTGGTTATCTCTATATACTCAGGGTTTTTGACAAACTTCGGCTTGTCTGCAAACGAGGGCTGAGCGAACACTAGATTCGCAAGAATTACTAAAGCGATGACAAGAGATTTGAAGAGTTTCATGGATTTTCTCCTTTCCTAGATGGCAAAATTTTCAACTTCGCAATTGCTTCAAAGAGCAAGCTGATAAGGGTTCTGTTTTCACCGGCTCTAATTTTTTTCCACTTCCGGTGAACCCTCATTATTTCTGCCCACAGTTACCAACCAGACGTAACTAGCAGCGAGAGCGAGTAAAGTTAAAGCAAGACTTTCTTTGACGATGAAAACGCCTAATCCAATCAAGACACAAGGAACCAAACTACTACCGTAACCCGTTAAGAGATGAGTGATTGCCGGCAGTGTTGTTAATTTATAAGCAGCATAGCACCAAGCTCCAACCATTGTCAAAAATATGCCCAAAATTATCAAAAGACTTTCCCATTCGCTACTGGCAAATAGTGGAACGTAAACGCCAATATTGTCACTGCCATTCGCAATTGTAATCGCAGCTACACTGTAAGTCTGAGGAGAAAGAAATCCGGCAACAGAAGAAGATTTAGATTGCTCAATATCTATCTCAGCTTCCGGTGAATCTTCTTCATCGGATGCAAGCAAAGTGTTGATACCGATTGCAAGAGGCACTAAACCAAGGAGTTTAATCCAAGCGTGCGGGACGATAAAGCTGCCAAAAAAACCGGGAAGACTCGCCGCCAATAGTGCGCTGAAGCCTAAATATTGACCGATCACAATGTGCCGCCGGCGGAACGTCGCATTCACTTGGGCGAAAAACAGCGTCAAAATAAGAATGTCATCAATATTGGTCGCCGTGAAGGCTGCTAACCCTGTGGGAATTGCAGTGATTAACTCGCTCATTTCTGCCTGTCCTGATTTTCAAAGTCAAATCTGTACACGTTTAGGCTGTGGGGTTTCCCCGGCTTTTTAAGCCAGCAAGCAACTTTGTTAAAATTTTTCTGGCTCGTTAAATCTGACGTGAATCGCATCAATCGCTTCTTCCATTTCTTCAACTATTTCCGGAGAGCGTAATCTTTGCATAATAAACCACCCACAACCGACAAGTAAGTACATTAGGAACAGAAACGGAAACACGTTGTAAGGGTACTCTGGCACTGGAAAAAGCTCGCTACCAGGGATTCCCACCGTCCCCAAAACGGGAATCATCATAAATCCAACCCCTAACAGTGAGAACACCACATCTAAAGGCCGCAGTTTTCCCAGCCGGTAGAGATAAACAGGTGCAGCGATAGAAATCAGAATGTAAACGAGCAAAAATCCGTAGGTGCAAATTGTCCCCAGATAGCCCATACTTTGAAACAGCTTGAGGCCGAACAGAGACATCGTTGCCGGCACCAGGAATGTAATGAGCGATGACATCGTGATCGCGACGTAAGGCGTTTTATTTGACTTATGCGCTTCACCCAAAGAAGTGTGAAACAAACCGTGACGTGCCATCATAAAGAACACTCTGGCAGCCGGATTAATACTGCCGAGAACACAAGCGAAGAACGACAGCAGTGCGCTGAGGCTAATTAACTCTCCTAAAAGACCAACTCCCGCTTCATTCGCTAAAAAAGTTAGCGGTTCTTCGCTGTCAGCCAGAGACGCGGAACTGCCGCTAAATCCCAGCACTTCCACATAAGCCATCATGATGAAAAACAGACCTGTCAGAATCGTGCTGGACATCACAGCTTTGGGAATCGTTGAAAGCGGTTTTTTTGCTTCATCTCCTAATGAAGTCGCGCTTTCAAACCCTGAAAAACCGAATACAACTAAGACAAGTCCCATCGCCACTCCTCCAGGAGTCGCGCCTTGCAAAGTCAGTTGAGCGGGGTCAAATGCGAAGCCTTTATGCGCCCAAACAATAATCCCTAAGACCAAGATTAAGCCGGCAGAAACGCCCTCGATGATCAGCATGGTTGTGGCGGATAGCTGGATATCTTTACAAGCCATATACCAAGAGAGTCCAGCGCCAATTGCTAATAGCGTGATGCTGGAAATATGAATTCCCAAATGACCCATCAACACTTCGCTAAAGTTGGCAAAACCGCACAAAACGGCCATCCCTGTAAATAGATAAGCCAGAACTAAACCCCACCCGCAAAGGACGCCGGCAGTGGGTCCCAAACCTTTGGCGATGTAAGAGTACAGCGAACCGGGAGAAGCAGAACGGCTGGCAAATTGGTTAATGTTGACACTGACAAAGACTAGCCCCATCATTCCCAGCAGGAAACTCAACCACGTACCGTTTCCTGACATGGCGAAGATTAAACCTAAATTCGCAGCCGGTGTTGTGGTGGGTGCGATGACGGCAAATGATTGTGCCAGGACTTCCTTATAAGGCAGACATTGTGACCTTAAGCCATGAGCACTCTGATTTAATCGGATTTCACTGGTCATACAGCATTTTCTAAACGTACAGGTTTACCTTCAGTGCCGTTGGCGAAGTGTTACGCAGTAACACACTTGCTTGTTCACTGGAATTGAACTTTGCGGAACTACCTCAGCTCAACCCTTTCATAAAGGCTTGAATTTACTCTACGCAAGCCAAGCAATAGAATCAAATGTTCTTTTTTGTCGTTATGATAAATAGAAATGATTGAACAGTGAACCCAAGGTTTTAGGAGTCTCACAGATGGCCGGCATGACGCTAGATCAGTTGCGAATTTTTCTAGCTGTAGTGGAACACCTGCACTTTACCCGTGCTGCGGAGGCGCTTTACATCACCCAGCCGGCTGTCAGCGCGGCGATTCAAAATTTAGAGCAGGAATACGGCGTGAAATTGTTTCATCGAATCGGTCGCCACATAGAGATCGCTGAGGCTGGGCAATTGTTACAGGTGGAAGCACAGAAAATTCTTGACCAAGTTGCTTTAGCAGAGCGCGGTTTAAAAGAATTGAACGATCTGCAACGGGGAGAGTTGAAGTTGGGTTCGAGTCTCACCATTGGTAACTATTGGTTACCCGAAAAAATTAGCCAGTTTAAGCGCCGGTATCCTGGCATTTTCGTTGACTGCACTCTCGCAAATACAGAAGCAATTTGTGAGGGAACGGCGACAGGATTGTTTGATTTGGGTTTGGTAGAAGGAGAGGTCAAACCTTCCCTTAAGATTAGTTTAGAGCAAGAAGTTGTCGCCAGAGATAAGTTAGTAATTGTTGTTGGTAAATCTCATCCTTGGTTTGAACGTACAGAAATCCTTTTAACAGAATTGGTTACAGCAGATTGGGTGATGCGCGAGTCTGGATCGGGAACACAGCAAAGCTTTGAAGAAGTCTTACATAATTGGGGGATTGAGCCAAGCGAACTCAATACAATTATAATTTTGAACAGCGGCGAGATGGTGAAGGCCGTTATTGAACGAGGTGTTGGCGCTGCTGCAATTTCTGAATTAATGGTTAAAAAAGAATTACAGCTTGGCACTCTCCGGGCGATGCGAGTCATCGATAATAGAAACGGCTCTCATGTGAATGCAGAAATAGTCCGGCCATTTTTAAAATTGAAGCATCGGCAGCGCTTTCAAACTCGCCTTTCAAAAGCTTTTGAACAGTTGTTAACATTGCCTTTTCCCGATAATTCTAGCTCAAAGGAAGGAGCGTCTACTTAATAGGCTTTCCTCATCTTTACTACTAAAATGGCATTGAATCATTCTTCCCAATAAAGGAAAATAAAACAGGAGCATCGAGAATTTTTAACTGAATCAATGCCAAAATTGCAATGGTATAAATCGTTGAAGACACCATACCCGTCAGTAACTGTTTTTTCAAATTACGTTCTTCAGGTTGCTTTTGAAAAATATCTACCGTCCCAAATTGCATTAAAAGAATCCCGACAATATTAGAAACCCAGTACCCGATAATCGAGCAGGGTAGTAATAAGTTCGGAGAAAACCAACTGCATACATACCCAAAAAAATAGGCAATGGGCAAATTGAAAAAAAGATCATTCCACCAGCATAGGGGAGACAGCAAATATCCAATGATCAGTAAGAATCCGCCTCTAAGTTTTTTCAACATATATTTGATTCTTCCAGTGTGTGAACGCTTAGGGTCATTTACCGTTGAGGTTGACTAAAACTCACCGGGTTGATTCAAAAGCTATTTTTCTCGGGGAAAAATAGCAGCAAGTTGTGCTGTGAGTCATAAACTAACATTCGCAATCTCTAAATTGTGTCTGTTTCTGAAAACCTATTGACCAAGGGAAAACCAGGCAGAATGCTGAGTTACAACCCTCTTAAGCAGTCTGTTACAACTGCTGCTTGGGGATCGCTTGTCTCATTCTGCTTAAGTTTATGGTACTTTATTAAAGTACACTATTTTGGTAGGATTATCGTAGTTTAATCTTAAAGCCCCGTAAAAGTCTAGTAGGCTGCTAAGAGTGCTTTTCACGAACCTTTCGGGAGCAAGTCGCTCAAAAGCTTGCTGCAACGAGCTTTCACCAGCTCTGTTTTGATGTAAAGCACACCAAGGCAAATGAATGGGACGCTAAATTGTCGCTTTGAGCTGGCATACTCAACTGATGCTGTACCATCCCTCGGCTGACATACCGATTTGCCGGCAGAAGGTGGCGCTGTAAGTTTTGCAGCCTTAATTGTATTGAAAAGCTTTAAACTCAGTTATGACAAAAAAGAAAACTCTATATAATCCCGGTACACTGGCTTTACTTTTATTTCTGGTCGTTATCCTTTTCAACCCTTTTGTAATTGTCAATGCTGGGGAAAGAGGGGTGCTGATGCAGTTTGGTAAAGTGGAAGAAAGAATCCTGGGAGAAGGAATTCACGCAGTTATCCCGCTTGTTAATACTGTCAAAAAGTTAAGTGTTCGAGTGCAAAAACAGGAAAGTTCGGCTGAAGCTTCCTCTAAGGATCTTCAGGAGGTTTTCACTGATGTAGCGCTGAATTGGCATATTGTGCCAGAGGAAGCCAATGCTGTTTTTCAACAAGTTGGAGACGAGAACGCTGTTGTTGAGCGAATTATTAACCCAGCCGTTGAAGAAGTGCTTAAGGCAGTCATGGCAAAATACACGGCTGAAGAAATTATTACCAAGCGAGGTGAAGTCAAAGCTGGGGTAGATAATTCTTTAACTGAACGCCTAACCGGCTATCACATTCGAGTTGATGATATCTCTTTAGTACACGTCCACTTTTCTCAGCGATTTAGCGATGCGGTAGAAGCCAAACAAATTGCCGAACAGGAAGCTAAAAAAGCGGGATTTGTCGTGATGAAAGCATTAAAAGACGCAGAGGTTAAGGTAAATCTAGCAAGAGGAGAGGCTGAGGCGCAAAGTTTGTTGCGCGAGACTTTGACTTCAGAACTCCTGCTTAAGCAAGCAATCGAAAAATGGAATGGTGAGCCACCCCTAATTATTGGTGAAGGTGGGGCAAAATTGCTCAATTTGAGTAAACTTGCTAAAGGCAAAGAAAATTGAGAGGATTTGCCCAGTTAAGTAGAGAGTTTCGAGAGAAATTTACTGAAACAGCGGGATGAGCCGGTAACTACCGCTTTCAATCAAGATAAAAATACCCAAGCCAATCAGCACAAAGGGCGAAATAGCATTGCCGTAACGCGTTAAAATTTTGGCAACAGCCGGCTGGCGAGTTAACAAGTAAGCAACAGCGCACCAAACTCCGATGAGAATATAAAAAATACCGAGAATGACTCCTAAACTAACCAGATTATTACTGGCAAATAACGGGATATAAATACTGATATTATCCCCTCCATTCGCCACGGTGACCGCAGCAACATTGGTAGCTTGGGTGCTTATAAGCTTAGTAAGTGCAGCTACTATCGGGTTGCGATTTGGAACTTGGTTCAACTCATCGGAAACGGCTTGCACTTCCAAAGATTCATTTTCCCGGCTCAGTAACTGTTTAATACCGATAATAATAGGAAGTAATCCCAATAACCCAGTCCACATTTTAGGGATAACTAATCCCCCCAAAATACCGGGCAAAGTGGCAAGAATAAGTACGGTGAAACCTAGGTACTGACCGATAATAATATGTCGGGGACGGAACTTCTCGTTCATTTGGGAAAAAAACAACATCAAAATAATGATGTCATCTATGTTGGTAGCAACAAAGCTTGTTACTCCGGCTGCGAGGGCTGTGAAAAACCAATTCATTGATTAAAAGATGGAGAGAAATCTGAAAATATTTAATGCATCAAACTAGGATTATCGTACTGCAAACAGTCAAAAAGGTAAAACTTGGCTTTTGGCATCTTTGCAACAACGAGCAAAATTGATTACCAAGGACTGCCAATTAAGGTAAAACTTGCCCAGTAGTAGGGATGTGAGAAATCTTGATCTTCTTGCCGGCCTAATTCTGCCGGCACCGGCACGCTTTTGGATTCAGAAACCGACCAATGTAATTGATTTCCCTCAACCCGCACACGACCTTGAATCATGGCAATTTGCGCTTGTTGCAGCGCCTCCGCCTTAATGGGCGCAGTCTTTAAATGCTGGTAAAACTCACTCATCAGTCCTAAAGTTCCTAAGTCTGAAACATACCACAAACTCCCTAGCGCCGACTTCACGCCGGCTGCAACCGCTAAACCCCCAAAGCCTAACTCTGCTTGTTCATCCCCCAATGCGGTGCGGCAGGCACTCAGTACCAATAACTCTACCGGCGGTTCGTTCCATCCGAGCTGACGCAATTGATTTAACCGTAGCTGGGAATTCCATAATTGAATATAAGAATGAGCCGGTGAACGCGGCTGAAATTGCCCGTGTGTTGCTAAGTGAATAATCCCAAAAGGTTCTTTCGCGCGTTCTAACTTAAGATTTTCTAAGGTGAAAGCCTCATTAAGAAAAGATTTTCCTTCCCATAATTGCTTGGTAATCATAGACAATTCCACCGGCACCGATGGCAAGGCTTTTTGGTCGCTAAAGCGTGAGGCTCCCATTGCCAAAACGTGGAAATTCCGAATATCCGCATAACGCGTATCAACCAAATTAATGCTCGGAATTAAGCCAATTGTGTACTTTTCCACTAAAAACTTTTCTCCGTCGTGCAAGGCAGCAACCGGCAGCGAACGCACTCCTGTATCTAAAGAGAAAACCAGTGTGTCTATCCCTTGCGCTGCCAGTTCTGCTTCCAGAGGGGCGATTAGCCACTGATACAGTTTTTGGGATGATGCCAGATACTCAGTTGTCTGACTTTTTTGCGGATTGCTAACTTGTAAGCGAAACGCTTGTACCATTTTGAGTAGCGCCCCACGATTAGCTTCCGGTAAAGTTATGAGAACCGGCTTGCTTTTAGGGCCAACTAATATCAAATAGAGTTGTTCTGGCTGAACAAAAACATAAACAACCGCAGGCGTTCTGCCGGTTTGATCTGTCAGTTCTGTGAGGGTTTTTTGGATTTCTTCAATAGACACTGCTTCTGCGGTGTTTCCAGGGTTTATACCTTGCTCCGACTCGGCTAAAGCAGTGTTGTCGCCAAAGTTTTCCCCAAAGTAATTTTTAAATTCCTCAGCCCTAAGTTGTTCAATCAGCGATACTGCTAGGTCTAATTTTCCAGCTTTGAGCGCCTGCTCTAAATTTTGACGCAGTTGCGGAGTTGTATCAAAAGCGAGTGTTGCTCTTTCTCCAGAGGTATCTACCTTTGTACGAATTTTTGTAGACTCAAAAAATACTTTTTCAGTGTCTCTTGAGTTACCAATGTTGTCTAATTCTGCCTCTGGTTGGTTCGGAAGGAAAGTCAGTGTTGGAGTTGATCCCTGAGATGGAACACCTATCCCGCCTGTCGGTATTGGAGTTGATCCCTGAAATGGAACCGGCGTCAGTGTTGGAGTGGGAACCGATGTTGGCGGTTGCTGTGTTTCTGGTGTTTCTGGTGTTTCTGGTGTTTCTGGGATTTCGGGAATTTCAGGTGTTTCGGGGATTTCTTCTGGAGTTTCGGGTGAAACCGGCCCAGTAATCACTCCCACAATTCCTTGGGTAAACGGCCCGAAATAATCTCCAGGCTGAACCGTTTCTCCAACCTGAGCGCCAGTTGTGATGTTGCCGGCAGTTCCATTTGTCACCCCACCCACCACAACAAAGGGAATATTTGGGCCACCCCCGTGCCGGATCGTGATTTGGCCTCCTCCCGCTCCGCCGGCAGTGGAAATGCTGGAAATTATGCCATTTCTATCTATAAACGTCCCACTTGCCCCAAAAAACCTTTGGGTTGTAATGTCAACCACACCGCCGACACCCTGAGTCCCACCTTGCGCGTTAATAAAGCTAACCTGGATATCACCTTCGGGGTCGAGAGTAACATTGCCGGCATTGCCTATGCGAGCACTGGAATTGATCTCTGCGGCAGTAATTTGGATAGGCGAGAGAACTTTGATTTCCCCACCTTGCGTGTTTCCTGACGCATCCAGGTTGCCGCTTACAATCGCACCTCTCTGGCTTTGCAGGGTAATATTACCCCCGGCATTGCTATCAGAATGAGTGGTAATGTTGCCGGTTTTAATCTCGCCCGTCGCGCTTACTTCAACATTACCTCCATCGCCATCTGTAGAACTAGCATTTAACCGTCCTGTGCTGATGCTGCCATTGTTGCTACTGAGTCGAATATCACCGCCGGCACCCACTGCCGGTGAAGAAATAATGTCACCCGATCTAATATTGCCAGCCGCAGTTAGCCTAACTTCATCACCAGAGGAGGTATTAAGCGTGCCGGCACTGGTATCAATTTCGCCACGATTACTTGTGATAAAAATATTTCTAGCCGAAGTAATATTGCCCGTGGTGATATTATTGCCGGCTTCTAGTTCAATTCCTCTGGCGGCAATTGCTCCATTTGCCGTGATAGAACCTGACCCCATTGGAGACTGAACGGTTAGTGGGCTATTGAATGTCACATCATTTAGAATTCTGACAGCGCCGCTGCCATCTTCTCGCCCGATAATAATAGAATTAAACGCATCTTGCAGGCCGTTAATTTCTGCGGCAGTCAAGTCTAAACCATTCGTATCGCTAGACCCGCCGATTGCAATATCTAGATTTAAACTTGTCGGTTGCAGTACAAGATTACCGCTGCCGGTGATTGCTGTAAAGTTAATCTCGTCTGCGGTTAGTGTGAGATCGTTGCTACCCGCCGTTAAAGTGTTTGTAAATCCAACTGTGCCAGTGCCGGCATCAAATCTTGTTTTGCCTCGGAGGGTAACAGCACCGTTAAAAAGGATGTCGCCATTGCTGCTTGTAATAGTAATATCATCGCCCTGTGGCAGCAGCGTATTCTGTGCAGTAACGTCCAGCCGGCTTAGCTGTCCGATAATACCGTTAAACTCGACATTACCAATGCCGGCATTCAAGAATAACTCGCGGCTGCCATTAACTGACCCGTTGAGAATAATGTCACCTGCGCCCAAGCCGGTGTTCAACTCGACATTATTATTGAGGGATATATTGCCGTTAAGGGTAATATTTTGATTTTGGGTGGTAATATTATTTCCGAGATTGATAGTGCCGGCATTAAGGGTGACAGAAGCATTATCAACTGCCCCAATTAACCCATTTATGTTAAGCGTGCCGGCAGGAGAGAGAATGGTCAACGGATCTTTAAATAAATCTGCGGGCGCACCACTTTCAAAGTTAATTGTCCCGCTGCCATCCCTGTGTCCGATAGTAATTGAGCTAAAACCATTGGCTATCGCTGTTAACTCATCTGCTGTCAGATCCAGCGCTGAAGTTAAATTGCTTGTGCCGCCAAGTGTGATATTTTGAGCGGCAGATGCCGGCCTTAGAACTAGCGTACTATTACCCGTCACCGGCCCAGTAAAATCAATTTCACCGGCTGTTAAAGTCAGCGGATTACTGCCGGCTGCCAAGCTAGAACCAAAGGCAATTGTTGCCGTTCCCAGATTAAATGTTACGGTTCCATCTAATGTAACGGGTCCAGTAAATCTGATATCGTCATTGGTTGTCGTAATATTATCTGCGATGGAAACCCCGCCTCTGCCGGTTTGATTGAACGCTCCATCCAAGTTCAGGGGGGCATTACCGACAATATTGAGTGTGCCACTATTGTTAATGCTTAATCCGCCGCCATTAGCAGTCGTAACAGGGCTGTTAATGGTAAAGTTGTTACCTGTTAGATTAATGCCGGCGGCACTAATCGTATCTAATACTCCATTAAAAGTTGTGGTGCCGGTGCCGGAGGATTGGGTAATGCTATTGGTAGTAACTGCCTGTGTTAGTACATTACCGGCGCTATCAATGGTTAGAGCACCTAAGCGATTAATATTACCGACTGAATTATTAAAAGTAATATTTCCGTTGCCGGCTGCTAGAGTCAGGGATTGAATACCAGAACTTGTTGCATTTACAGTATTATTGAAAGTAATATTC
Above is a genomic segment from Microcoleus sp. FACHB-68 containing:
- a CDS encoding cadmium resistance transporter, with the protein product MSELITAIPTGLAAFTATNIDDILILTLFFAQVNATFRRRHIVIGQYLGFSALLAASLPGFFGSFIVPHAWIKLLGLVPLAIGINTLLASDEEDSPEAEIDIEQSKSSSVAGFLSPQTYSVAAITIANGSDNIGVYVPLFASSEWESLLIILGIFLTMVGAWCYAAYKLTTLPAITHLLTGYGSSLVPCVLIGLGVFIVKESLALTLLALAASYVWLVTVGRNNEGSPEVEKN
- a CDS encoding APC family permease: MTSEIRLNQSAHGLRSQCLPYKEVLAQSFAVIAPTTTPAANLGLIFAMSGNGTWLSFLLGMMGLVFVSVNINQFASRSASPGSLYSYIAKGLGPTAGVLCGWGLVLAYLFTGMAVLCGFANFSEVLMGHLGIHISSITLLAIGAGLSWYMACKDIQLSATTMLIIEGVSAGLILVLGIIVWAHKGFAFDPAQLTLQGATPGGVAMGLVLVVFGFSGFESATSLGDEAKKPLSTIPKAVMSSTILTGLFFIMMAYVEVLGFSGSSASLADSEEPLTFLANEAGVGLLGELISLSALLSFFACVLGSINPAARVFFMMARHGLFHTSLGEAHKSNKTPYVAITMSSLITFLVPATMSLFGLKLFQSMGYLGTICTYGFLLVYILISIAAPVYLYRLGKLRPLDVVFSLLGVGFMMIPVLGTVGIPGSELFPVPEYPYNVFPFLFLMYLLVGCGWFIMQRLRSPEIVEEMEEAIDAIHVRFNEPEKF
- a CDS encoding LysR family transcriptional regulator is translated as MNSEPKVLGVSQMAGMTLDQLRIFLAVVEHLHFTRAAEALYITQPAVSAAIQNLEQEYGVKLFHRIGRHIEIAEAGQLLQVEAQKILDQVALAERGLKELNDLQRGELKLGSSLTIGNYWLPEKISQFKRRYPGIFVDCTLANTEAICEGTATGLFDLGLVEGEVKPSLKISLEQEVVARDKLVIVVGKSHPWFERTEILLTELVTADWVMRESGSGTQQSFEEVLHNWGIEPSELNTIIILNSGEMVKAVIERGVGAAAISELMVKKELQLGTLRAMRVIDNRNGSHVNAEIVRPFLKLKHRQRFQTRLSKAFEQLLTLPFPDNSSSKEGAST
- a CDS encoding prohibitin family protein produces the protein MTKKKTLYNPGTLALLLFLVVILFNPFVIVNAGERGVLMQFGKVEERILGEGIHAVIPLVNTVKKLSVRVQKQESSAEASSKDLQEVFTDVALNWHIVPEEANAVFQQVGDENAVVERIINPAVEEVLKAVMAKYTAEEIITKRGEVKAGVDNSLTERLTGYHIRVDDISLVHVHFSQRFSDAVEAKQIAEQEAKKAGFVVMKALKDAEVKVNLARGEAEAQSLLRETLTSELLLKQAIEKWNGEPPLIIGEGGAKLLNLSKLAKGKEN
- a CDS encoding cadmium resistance transporter, whose translation is MNWFFTALAAGVTSFVATNIDDIIILMLFFSQMNEKFRPRHIIIGQYLGFTVLILATLPGILGGLVIPKMWTGLLGLLPIIIGIKQLLSRENESLEVQAVSDELNQVPNRNPIVAALTKLISTQATNVAAVTVANGGDNISIYIPLFASNNLVSLGVILGIFYILIGVWCAVAYLLTRQPAVAKILTRYGNAISPFVLIGLGIFILIESGSYRLIPLFQ